The following DNA comes from Nocardioides sp. JQ2195.
GTCGCCGTTGCCGATCAGGTGGTAGAGGAAGCACCGGTTCTGGACCAGGGACGGATCGTTGAGGTCGGCGAAGGTGCCGATCAGTCCGTCGGTGGCGACGATGCCGCGGACGGTGTCGTCGCGGAAACGCCGTTCCACCGAGGCACCGAGGGGTTCGCGGACGAACTCCCGCCACAGGTCGGGGTCGACCCGGGAGGCGATGTCCGACTCCTTCTCCAGGGGCTGCAACAAGGTGGGCGAGACCACGGCCGCCAGCTTCGCCACGTCGCCGTAGAACTGCTGCCACGCGGCGTACTCGTCGTTGGAGCCGGTGAGCTTCTCGAAGGACTCGCGGGTCCGCGAACCCTCGGGGCGCTCGGCGAGCAGTCCGCCGGCGACGCCGTCGCGCAGCCACGGGGTGTACGACGCGGTGGTGCGCGAGGCGAGGTCGAGGGAGAGGTCGAGGTCGGTGACCAGCTCCTTCGGCATCAGCGACACCAGGTAGGAGTAGCGGGACAGGCGCGCGTCGTGGCCCGTGAAGGCCACCTTCGACACCGCGGCACCGCCGGTTGCCGGCAGTCGCTCGAGCAGGAGGGTGGAGAGCCCGGCCCGGGCCAGATAGGCCGCTGCGGTGAGTCCGTTGTGGCCGCCACCGACGATGACCACGTCGTACGACGAACGGCTGGGGCTGGTCGCGGGAGTCATGGGCCGAGCCTAGCGGCGATCGACGAGGGAGCAGGGCCGGCGTTGCGCACGGGCGAACGGGACCAACCGTCCACGGTGACGGCTCGTGGCCGCCGAAATGGGCGGAGGCCCTGTCCGTTCGGACAGGGCCTCCGGCTGGGGTGAGTAACGGGACTTGAACCCGCGACATCCGCCACCACAAGGCGGCGCTCTACCAGCTGAGCTATACCCACCATGGGCACGCAGCCGTTGCGGCGTGACCGGTGAGAATTGTAGCCATAGTCAGGGGGTGTTCGGCGAATCGGGGTCGGTCAACCCGGTCAGTGAACCACCGTGGCGACTCGCGATCTCGCGGGCCGCGTCGCTGGCGGGGCCGGGCGCGGGCACGAAGACAGCTTCGCGGTAGTAGCGCAGCTCCTCGATGCTCTCCTGGATGTCGGCCAGGGCACGGTGGTTGCCACGCTTGGGCGGCGAGGCGAAGTAGGCCTTGGGGAACCAACGCCGCGACAGCTCCTTGATGGAGGAGACGTCGACGATCCGGTAGTGCAGGAACGACTCGAGCTCGGTCATGTCACGGGCCAGGAAGGCACGGTCGGTGGCGACCGTGTTGCCGGCCAGCGGAGGCCTTGACCCGTCGGGGCAGTGCGACTTGACGTAGTCGAGCACCTGTTGCTCCGCCTCGGCCATCGTGATGCCGTGGTTGAGCTCCTCGAGCAGGCCCGACTTCGTGTGCATGTCACGCACGAACTCGTTCATCTGGTCCAGGGCCGCGGCCGGTGGCTTGATGATCAGGTCGATGCCGTCACCGAGCACGTTGAGGTCGAAGTCGGTCACCAGGGCGGCCACCTCGATCAGCGCGTCGTTGACCAGGTCGAGTCCGGTCATTTCGCAGTCGATCCACACAAGTCGTTCATTCACTCGCACGACACTAACGCGTCATGGTGCGGGAGCAGATTCAGTCTCGGCTCAGGCAACAACCATATGCTCGCTGGCATGGGTGCTTGGTTCGGGCTGGTGGCACGGTTGCTGGTCGGTGTCGTCTGGATCGTCGCGGGAGCGCTGAAGCTGCCCGACCCCGCGGCGAGCGTGCGGGCGGTGCGTGCCTATGAGCTTCTCCCGGAGTCCGTGGTCACCGTCACCGGGCACGTCCTGCCCATCGTGGAGGTCGTCGTCGGGGTTGCCCTGGTGCTCGGGTTGATGACGAGGTCGATGGCGGTCGTCTCCGGGCTGCTCTTCCTCGCC
Coding sequences within:
- the orn gene encoding oligoribonuclease produces the protein MNERLVWIDCEMTGLDLVNDALIEVAALVTDFDLNVLGDGIDLIIKPPAAALDQMNEFVRDMHTKSGLLEELNHGITMAEAEQQVLDYVKSHCPDGSRPPLAGNTVATDRAFLARDMTELESFLHYRIVDVSSIKELSRRWFPKAYFASPPKRGNHRALADIQESIEELRYYREAVFVPAPGPASDAAREIASRHGGSLTGLTDPDSPNTP
- a CDS encoding MauE/DoxX family redox-associated membrane protein, with amino-acid sequence MGAWFGLVARLLVGVVWIVAGALKLPDPAASVRAVRAYELLPESVVTVTGHVLPIVEVVVGVALVLGLMTRSMAVVSGLLFLAFIVGIASAWARGLQIECGCFGGGGFSSSATDDYPWEIARDVGLLLVSAFLVRRPRTRLALDNVIFVHER